From the Scomber japonicus isolate fScoJap1 chromosome 8, fScoJap1.pri, whole genome shotgun sequence genome, the window tgcatcaatttatgagtaaagaccctatttgtactactgtagaagtttgataacaatccaggtattattagtggggtcatttatgAGATACACTTTTGgtcccattagcgcctgtactaagcaattcagctgatggctctaactccactaatttgcgaccaaatttttaaaaaagggctgaggcagtgtttagatagacgtagtagtgcatatgacgctaggtcaaaattacgcctaaccatcgctttaagtaaATTTGTAATGTGAATTCTGTGTAATTGTGAATCGTAGTTACAGACTGTAACCTTTTTTCCCCCCGACTTTCCTTTGTCTGTTCAGGTTTGGTGCCTTCGGCTGTGCTGGTTGTTATCAAAAAGTGAGATCAGGAGAATCTGCTCTGTGAGCCTACCTCACCACCTCCACTACATCATCACCTGAGACACCAGAAACAGACTGACCCAGCAATGGCACTCGCAGCTTCAGTATCATTCAGAAAGCCAGCTAACTGAACCAAAGCAGTGAGGCTGTGTAGTCACTCTTAAAATCTAGTTACAAAGACGTTATGAAGAAACACggtttggcttttttttaagACCAACTGCCTGAATGAAGCCCCCTTGCCATTCTGGGTGGATTGATTTCACTGGATATTGATTTGGTTGGTTAGTGTGCAGTGGGTTTGACAGTGACTTTTACTAATTCAAGAGTGTAGTGAGGATAGCTGGCATCTGAGTGATACTGCCTGGAGGAGCACAGCTCATGGTTTCAACACATTTATAAAGACAATACAGAACAAAGTTGTTCAATTTTAACCTGATCCTTACATAGCAAAGTACCACAGACGATCTACTCTATTGGTTCTTAACAGGCCTTACATTTAATCCCCACAATCTTCCTGATTTTGTGACATTCTACTTtgccagttttttttataaGTTAAAATATATTGACAGTTATGTCTGCATAATCACCAAGAATCTACTTCAAATAAAGCTGATTTGGAGAATTGTGATGATGGACTCAATTTTCTATCTAAAAATCACCTGTTACAATCTTTAACACAAATGTggtattttctgtattttgttgACAAGACCAAAAtgaacaatgaattgatcctaaTACATAGTGATACCGTAGtccattaaaaacatgtcagtaagCCACAGCATTGCACTGGGTGGTATTCATTACAATGGACATGGTCCCCAAAACTACACTATGTACTGCTGTTAGCTAAAAAAATATGATGCCCAGCTGTTAAATTacttatatagatatatagagagCTATATTTATTAATTGTAAATATTTGAGTCTTTAAAGGGAATAAATTGGCTTGTGGCTGAGTGACAGGATATGAGTagactgtaaacacattttgaccttttttaaagGGGATTTGTTGACTATAAGAAAAATATGGATTATTGCCAATCTTATATTTGAACAGATTTAATCAGCACATAATGCCAAGAGGTCAAATAACAAGACTGTGATAGTTTGTGACATGGCAGCTCTTATTAAAGCAGCAGTGGTCATCTGAGTATTAGGATTGGTCAAAAGAGAGCGATTAATTAAGACTGACTTAATATTAAACTGGATTCTCTCAGACTTTTCCCACACTTCTGTGACATGTAAATATTAGGCATCTTATTGAAGTAGGCCAAACAAGTATCTAGTCTTAACTTGAATAGTCTGATTCTACTAAATGGGCAAAACAAAAGCAGGAACTGTCTCTCCTTATTAcaatttaatacatttctaaaaGTCCTTTATGGGAAATGTTCATGAAGAAGCAAGCACTGACATTTAATTCTTGAGTTAGTGTGTGGACTGTTAATAAGGATCTTGTAAGTGTTTTTCTtacttgtaaatgtaaatgtactttatttatacagccctttacaaCAGTCCTTTcggtgtaccaaagtgctttacagcaggtaataaataaagagaggaataagtaaaaacaaacttatttAGGACTATCAATCTACTGTTTGTTGATATATTGCATTTAGTGATTCACTTGTTATATTTCTGTTGCAGTGGTGTACAGAAGATACTAAATTCTTTACTAACATTTTACAAAACCCTGCTGTAGATGTGGAGGAGACAAACCTTTTTTCCCTACGACAAGCTGAGAGTTTGAGTTTAACAATTAAGATGCAAATAGAGACACATGACACACAGGACTTCTGTTGTGACACACTATAAAACACCTTTATATACattagaaaaaacaacaaatagccTACTTTGTGGAATGGTACAAAATGTCAATATTACATCACCTGTAAAGTTGGATAGAGTGGATGACTTTATGACAATTAAAGgctgcaaacaaatacaaaaatagttCTGATTAAAATGTAGAGGATTCACACTGAGGAAGCCACACTGATGCACTGAAATAAAATCACCGTTTTCCTTTCGCCATCTTTCCAACTGTCCCTCAGAATCGACACTGAAATGACAGCACATGAAACGGGAGCTTAACTCCAGCTCCGTGTTTTTCACAAATCCAGGACAGTGATGTAACtcaagaggaaggacggagaggaAAGGATGCTGGGATATGTATTTCAGCAGAGCCCGCAGGACCGCGTGGTTCAGTTTGTTGTTTGGCTGAGAAGACATCCCGAGTCAATCTGCTTCCTGGGCCTTTTGGTGTCACAGTTCCCGTTTCCCTCTTTAGCTGGGTGGATAGTAGCCTTGGTTGTAGTTCCAGGTGTTCTGATAGTTGTAACCGCCATATTGTGGTTGCTGGTAAAAAAGCAGGAAACACGGCACTCACAAACAAGGAATAACAAAGTAGACAGATATGTTTTTTTGATTCCTCTCAGTGTTTTAACTGTACCTGGTACCAACTGCTGTATCCACCGTAGCCAGCCTGAGCACTCATGTCAGTGCCCATCACTGGAGGAGGGGGCGTGGTGATGGGGACGTGTGCCATGGTAGGAGGGACTTGTGCGGACACGGCAACAGCAGAGCCGTCATCACTTTTGCTCAGCTTCTCTGGGTCCTCATCCCTGGAAATCAAAGAGCGGATAAACAACAAAACTAGAAGCTGATATTCAACTGATGTGACGTGAGCATTGTTATCAGTGCTGTTAATTACTGTGTCAACACTGCCAAAAGTCTTTTTGCACCAATATCAAGAAAAAGGACACTCAATTCTTAAGAATTGTGTAACAAATTTAATAAGAGGGGAAATTATCTCACACAGCTGGTTGACGCAGGGTGGGCTTATTTGCTCGGTTTGAGAAAATTAGATTTGAGGACTTAACAATCCATGAAAAGCCTAAACTGGGTcttttataaataatatatatatatatatatatatatatatatatatatatatatatatatatataaataaataaataatataaatttaTAAATATTCAATTCAGTGTTATTCAACAAAAcctacattttaatttttaaaaatatctcaaATGTGCAGCAAATATAtcactatttttaaaaaattatgtgTGAGAATTCCTGGTAAATTCTAGTTGTAACTAAAACAATTTGTTCAGCAGTCTTTTGATTAAAAAGTATGTAAAATCCAACATTTTTTGGTGAAGTAAGAGACAATTTGAGTcaatcctccttttctttcctctcttacccattttctgctcctctctttGTTCCGCCCAGCTCGTTCAGAAGTTTCTGGTGCTCTTCATACACAGACAACACACTACAGAGAACGGAGACAATAAAGAGCAACATTCAGGTCAAACTTCTTCAGAAAGGACCTTGTGGCTCTAAACAAACAGTAACCATTGAACTCTGACCTCTGGATGGAGTTGCTGTAGTCCTCGGCGTACTGCAGGCCCCTCTGGGAGAAGAGGATCTTGGTGTGTGGGGCAAGGGGAGCTGCCAGAGCTCGAGTCACACACTCCTGCACCGCCTCAGCTGAGGCCCAGGGCTCCCCTGACACCTCTAGCTCCAACAGGTTCAGGTGCAGTTTATCATTATCCTGAAGGGGAAGGTTAGGTAACAGCAGTCAGCATTACATGAGAGGACAAAAACATTTCCaatctgatttttttaataatcaaattattagccgatgacatttttaaactcatgatttatttttggctgtaatatgtatgtgtatctaCTAGCATGCCAGATGTGAATGATAAAATTAAAAGGGAAACTTTTCAACCTGGACACTCGTTTCCCATATTTTGGTTTCgaagtgactaatggggacaattttttttttaaatttggtccagtattgagcgGGAGCCCTGTTGCCTGCAGCCATGAAATACTGTTGTGTAACACCCCGTCAATATGTCCACTAAAAGTGCTTATTTTTTCCACTGACAGGTTCACATTGTTATAAGCAtctgacaacattatggaaagAACCATACAAAGTTTTTAAAGCTTAACCTTTTGCTTGATCtggtctgtttgttattgtttctAACTAAGTGTTGAGTTGTTGCAGGCAGAAAATAGCGGAAATGTGAGTGAGAGCTGAACAGAGGAGTGCCGGGAACAGTTTGTTGTGTTGAAGCACAGAACGTTTAACTCAGTGTTAACTAAAAGTTATGGCTGAATATTTAGCTGTCTGCCTGCAAGAGCTCAACTCCTGCAAGATTTGAGAGCGAAACGGTTTTATTTCACTGCATGGTCCATTTTAATAAtgttgttgtcagacacttACAATAACATGAGCCCATTTTGTGGTTGCCGGCTGAAGCGCTCTCGCTCAATACTGAACAAATTTCAAACATTGTTGTCCTCATTAGTCACTTAAACATATaatgatgggaaaatagggTCCAGATTGATGCAGTTTTAGTAGATGCCATCTTgggtgtgtgactgtgacttgGCTCACCGGACTGATTTCCAGCGCCTCCTGTAAAACTCTGCGTGCTCTGCTGGGGTTCCTGCCCAGCTTCAGCAGTAGGCGAGCAAGCTTGATGGAGTAGAAAGCGTGCAATGTTGGCTTCTCTTTGGATTCTATCACCGCCTCCTGCAGCAAGGCCTCCGATTGGTCCAGCTGGCCCGCCCGTCTTTCCAAAGCGGCCCTGCGGATACGAACCACTGCCAATCCAGGCAGGGTTTTCTCCAAGGCCTCCAGCACTCGTCGGGCCTCTGTTAAGTCACCTGatggagaagatgaaggagtaAATTTGCTGAATACATCATCTATAATAGTTTCACTGTAGGACTCGTGTGTTCACTCAATTCTATTGTGAGTTTTGAGGATGCTTTTTCTGCACTACACTGAAATAAGTTGTTCATattatattcatgtatttaaatataacatattcattttaaaatgtcaaaaacctGCATGTCCactgatgaaaataaataaatccatgtgTGTTCAGGTTTCTCATACCGTGCCTCTCCTCGAAGGTAGCCCACTGCATGTGGATGTTGGGTTTGAACATCAGGTGGACCTCACAGGCCCGTTTGAACACAGCCCGAGCCTCGTCCACACTGTGCGGCTCCAGGTAATGAACGTACTGAGcgacacacaagcacacatgaaGCAGagatcatttacacacacaagcttCTCTTTTTAATCTGGTCTATAGGTTCTCAAGGATACCAAACACAAGAATGCACACATTTTACATCCTTACCCTGATCCAGAACTCCTCATACAGAGCGCAGGCGATCAGACAACGTTCAAAGAGGATGCGAACTCTGTGGTCATCAACTGCAACGGCAGCCTCCCCTGATCCTTCCTGAGGTTGGGCTGTAACCTCTGACTCCTCTGTGGCTGCCTGGCTCGGATCTATTACGACACAACCGTGTCAAAAATGAAGCATAAGActcaaatgaataaaaccaCAGAGACAAAGAGGTCAATATATTCATCTTCATCAGGTCAATCAAGTCACCCACCTTGGTTGGGGTCTTTGGTGTCCTTGTTCAGCTGAGCGATCTCCCAGTCCAGGTAGGAGTGCCAGGCACGCAGCTGGACACGATCGAGCGGCTTGACGTGGAAGTACGGACGTTTGATCTACAGGGCAGAGAAACAGACATCTGATGTGTTTCCCAGATCGCAAGTAATGAAAGTGTGTAacaaggttgttgttttttttatgtaaattaaaaaaaacagaaaaaaaacaggattaatTATA encodes:
- the si:ch211-114c17.1 gene encoding pre-mRNA-processing factor 39 isoform X2 → MAAEGCEEMSGNGELEESSAMEAAEVPAPPPIEMAEMAEMAEENGSAAIATEAPVAPDPAPYSVPPATDDEEGEPPADFERLWKAAHDNPQDFTSWTDLLQYCEQEGHITASRRALEAFLTRYPLCYGYWKKFADLERRAGYNSKAEEVCVQGLQAIPLSVDLWIHYINLLLGTLDMNLPESPTRIRSVFEEAVAAAGLDFHSDRLWDLYVEWEKEQGNMRNAAAVLNRALKVPTQVYNTHYEKFKTHLSSHEPKEVLSSEEYEELRTLCRQSQKAERAEQAQEEEEERPPGEEEPTTPEGTDSEELMQKIREQVLVHRDKVYQDNEGEVRKRWHFEDAIKRPYFHVKPLDRVQLRAWHSYLDWEIAQLNKDTKDPNQDPSQAATEESEVTAQPQEGSGEAAVAVDDHRVRILFERCLIACALYEEFWIRYVHYLEPHSVDEARAVFKRACEVHLMFKPNIHMQWATFEERHGDLTEARRVLEALEKTLPGLAVVRIRRAALERRAGQLDQSEALLQEAVIESKEKPTLHAFYSIKLARLLLKLGRNPSRARRVLQEALEISPDNDKLHLNLLELEVSGEPWASAEAVQECVTRALAAPLAPHTKILFSQRGLQYAEDYSNSIQSVLSVYEEHQKLLNELGGTKRGAENGDEDPEKLSKSDDGSAVAVSAQVPPTMAHVPITTPPPPVMGTDMSAQAGYGGYSSWYQQPQYGGYNYQNTWNYNQGYYPPS
- the si:ch211-114c17.1 gene encoding pre-mRNA-processing factor 39 isoform X1, with product MTRRGNHLQILSVCGRLHMTILKTSPAGLICYNTASRRCAIVILRGQTGKNHQGHITASRRALEAFLTRYPLCYGYWKKFADLERRAGYNSKAEEVCVQGLQAIPLSVDLWIHYINLLLGTLDMNLPESPTRIRSVFEEAVAAAGLDFHSDRLWDLYVEWEKEQGNMRNAAAVLNRALKVPTQVYNTHYEKFKTHLSSHEPKEVLSSEEYEELRTLCRQSQKAERAEQAQEEEEERPPGEEEPTTPEGTDSEELMQKIREQVLVHRDKVYQDNEGEVRKRWHFEDAIKRPYFHVKPLDRVQLRAWHSYLDWEIAQLNKDTKDPNQDPSQAATEESEVTAQPQEGSGEAAVAVDDHRVRILFERCLIACALYEEFWIRYVHYLEPHSVDEARAVFKRACEVHLMFKPNIHMQWATFEERHGDLTEARRVLEALEKTLPGLAVVRIRRAALERRAGQLDQSEALLQEAVIESKEKPTLHAFYSIKLARLLLKLGRNPSRARRVLQEALEISPDNDKLHLNLLELEVSGEPWASAEAVQECVTRALAAPLAPHTKILFSQRGLQYAEDYSNSIQSVLSVYEEHQKLLNELGGTKRGAENGDEDPEKLSKSDDGSAVAVSAQVPPTMAHVPITTPPPPVMGTDMSAQAGYGGYSSWYQQPQYGGYNYQNTWNYNQGYYPPS